A window of Akkermansiaceae bacterium contains these coding sequences:
- a CDS encoding EutN/CcmL family microcompartment protein: MFLAEVIGQIVATKKDDSMQGKKLLLLRPQLVDEKNPAAFRNGSNTIVAVDNVGAGEGDLVMFCQGSSARQAAGLKALPVDAAVVAIVDTVDVLGKKIYKSN, encoded by the coding sequence ATGTTTCTCGCAGAAGTCATCGGTCAGATCGTCGCCACCAAGAAAGACGACAGTATGCAGGGGAAAAAGCTCCTGCTGCTACGCCCACAGCTTGTGGACGAAAAAAACCCGGCCGCATTCCGTAACGGCAGCAACACCATCGTTGCCGTCGATAACGTCGGTGCCGGCGAGGGTGATCTGGTGATGTTCTGCCAGGGCAGCTCCGCCAGACAGGCTGCCGGACTCAAGGCGCTTCCTGTGGATGCCGCCGTCGTGGCCATCGTCGACACCGTCGATGTACTCGGCAAAAAAATCTACAAGAGTAACTAA
- a CDS encoding BMC domain-containing protein — MAKQAIGILETRGLVGLVNGTDAMLKSANVTLVGPMRQIGSAMCNVVVEGDVAAVKAAIDAGAAATAQVGEVISAHVIARPDASTSAILPKKAAAKK, encoded by the coding sequence ATGGCTAAACAAGCAATCGGAATACTAGAAACTCGCGGCCTCGTAGGCCTTGTCAACGGAACTGACGCAATGCTCAAGTCCGCTAACGTCACTCTCGTCGGGCCTATGCGCCAGATCGGAAGTGCCATGTGCAACGTCGTTGTCGAAGGTGACGTCGCCGCCGTCAAGGCAGCCATCGACGCCGGAGCAGCAGCCACCGCACAAGTCGGTGAAGTCATCAGCGCACACGTCATCGCACGCCCTGACGCTTCCACCTCTGCCATCCTCCCCAAGAAGGCAGCCGCTAAGAAGTAA
- a CDS encoding acetate kinase has product MLILIANLGSTSFKYRLYKIDGKDESVITSGGFERVTDYAEVINQALSDLVDQGHLNAISDIDAVGFKTVLGRNLSGCVEADDSVIAALEGFREVAPAHNPPYAEGIRQFQQILPDARLVALFETAFYQWVPEAATRYAIPQAWYDAGIQRYGFHGASHKYVAERSAELMGRDDVAETVRHLYTHGPQEISGDPLRVISFHLGGSSSVTGIRNGIAVGTSMGFSPQSGLPQNNRVGDLDSGALPYAVKALGITMEEAERQLTKESGLQGVSGVSNDLRDIHQAASNGNPDARLALDMLVQSARKWAASFLFDLGGLDSLVFTAGIGENNPWLRAAICAGLEEFGVAIDKEKNNACQATEAVISTDSSKVKVLVIPANEELVLVREVYRKANA; this is encoded by the coding sequence ATGCTCATTCTGATCGCCAACCTGGGGTCCACCTCATTCAAATACCGTCTCTACAAGATCGACGGTAAGGATGAGTCCGTGATCACATCCGGCGGTTTTGAACGCGTGACCGATTACGCAGAAGTCATCAACCAGGCTCTCTCTGATCTCGTCGACCAAGGTCATCTCAACGCCATCAGCGATATTGATGCGGTGGGATTCAAGACTGTGCTCGGCAGGAACCTGAGTGGATGTGTGGAAGCTGACGACTCCGTGATTGCTGCGCTTGAGGGCTTCCGTGAGGTTGCCCCGGCACACAATCCCCCCTACGCTGAAGGCATCCGCCAATTCCAGCAAATCCTCCCTGATGCCCGGCTCGTTGCCCTCTTCGAAACGGCGTTCTATCAGTGGGTCCCAGAAGCCGCGACACGCTACGCCATCCCGCAGGCGTGGTATGATGCAGGCATCCAACGTTATGGTTTCCACGGTGCCAGCCACAAATACGTTGCCGAGCGATCAGCCGAGCTGATGGGTCGCGACGATGTGGCTGAAACCGTGCGTCATCTCTACACCCATGGTCCGCAGGAGATCTCCGGCGATCCTCTCCGGGTCATTTCCTTCCACCTCGGTGGCAGCAGCTCGGTGACCGGAATCCGCAACGGCATCGCCGTCGGCACCAGCATGGGTTTCTCCCCCCAGAGTGGCCTGCCACAGAACAACCGCGTCGGCGATCTCGATTCCGGCGCCCTGCCCTATGCCGTCAAGGCCCTGGGTATCACCATGGAGGAAGCCGAACGCCAACTGACCAAGGAATCCGGTCTGCAAGGGGTTTCCGGGGTCAGTAACGACCTCCGGGACATCCACCAGGCCGCAAGCAACGGCAATCCAGACGCCCGGCTCGCACTCGATATGTTAGTGCAGTCGGCTCGAAAATGGGCCGCCAGCTTCCTCTTTGATCTCGGCGGTCTCGACTCCCTCGTCTTCACCGCCGGCATCGGCGAAAACAACCCGTGGCTCCGTGCCGCCATCTGCGCAGGGCTCGAAGAGTTCGGCGTAGCCATTGACAAAGAAAAAAACAACGCCTGCCAGGCAACGGAAGCCGTCATCAGCACGGACAGCTCCAAGGTAAAAGTCCTGGTCATCCCCGCGAACGAAGAGCTCGTTCTCGTCCGCGAGGTCTACCGCAAGGCCAACGCATAA
- a CDS encoding BMC domain-containing protein codes for MAKQALGMIETLGLTTLIEASDAAIKAADVTMTGWDKIGSGLVCGFFTGDVAAVKAAVDAGAEAGAQVGEVKSVLVIPRPHEDLGQLGPWIS; via the coding sequence ATGGCTAAGCAAGCACTCGGAATGATAGAAACACTGGGTCTCACCACCCTGATCGAAGCATCGGACGCCGCTATCAAAGCAGCTGACGTCACCATGACCGGCTGGGACAAAATCGGCTCAGGTCTGGTATGCGGATTCTTCACCGGCGATGTGGCTGCAGTAAAAGCAGCTGTTGACGCTGGCGCGGAAGCCGGCGCCCAGGTCGGCGAAGTAAAATCCGTACTCGTCATCCCCCGCCCCCACGAAGACCTCGGTCAACTCGGCCCCTGGATTTCCTAA
- a CDS encoding BMC domain-containing protein, with protein MSKALGMIETKGYVGSVEAADAMSKAADVDITKQVQIGAGYLTILVQGDVGSVKAAVDAGAEAAGRVGDLVSAHVIARPAPELLKQFDL; from the coding sequence ATGAGCAAAGCACTCGGAATGATTGAAACAAAAGGCTACGTCGGTAGCGTGGAGGCCGCTGACGCGATGTCCAAAGCCGCTGACGTAGATATCACCAAACAAGTCCAGATCGGCGCAGGATACCTCACCATCCTCGTCCAGGGAGACGTAGGCAGCGTCAAAGCAGCCGTCGACGCAGGAGCAGAAGCCGCAGGCCGCGTAGGCGATCTCGTCAGCGCCCACGTCATCGCACGCCCCGCACCGGAACTCCTCAAGCAATTTGATCTCTAA
- a CDS encoding phosphate propanoyltransferase produces the protein MSSSQPNNTPRGVIEHMVREQVYREMGLSLPPQAKAPNGFVVNISARHCHLTQDAVEALFGPGHQLTPNKWLYQEGAYAAKESVTLIGPRSRVISNLRILGPCRDLNQVELAFTDAIALGFDIPIRMSGDTAGTPGCMLMGPNGYFKMDEGVIRAQPHVHMHPDDANFYGVKHLDTMRMKVHSPCSVTFDNIVVRVDKSFNLEAHIDTDEGNACGLQPDTFCELIKK, from the coding sequence ATGTCTTCCAGTCAACCAAACAACACTCCCCGGGGCGTCATCGAGCACATGGTGCGCGAGCAGGTTTACCGCGAGATGGGACTTTCCCTACCTCCGCAGGCCAAAGCACCCAATGGATTTGTCGTCAATATCAGTGCCCGCCATTGCCACCTCACCCAGGATGCCGTCGAAGCGCTGTTCGGCCCGGGCCACCAACTGACACCTAACAAGTGGCTCTATCAGGAAGGTGCCTACGCGGCCAAGGAGTCGGTCACCCTGATCGGACCACGCAGCCGGGTCATCTCCAACCTCCGCATCCTCGGCCCCTGCCGCGACCTCAACCAGGTTGAGCTGGCGTTCACCGATGCCATCGCGCTCGGATTCGACATCCCGATTAGAATGTCGGGCGACACCGCCGGAACCCCGGGTTGCATGTTGATGGGGCCCAACGGATATTTCAAAATGGACGAAGGCGTCATCCGCGCCCAACCCCACGTGCACATGCACCCGGATGACGCCAATTTTTACGGCGTCAAACACCTCGATACCATGAGGATGAAAGTCCACAGCCCATGCTCGGTGACATTCGACAACATCGTCGTCCGGGTCGATAAAAGCTTCAACCTCGAAGCCCACATTGATACCGATGAAGGCAATGCCTGCGGACTCCAACCCGATACTTTCTGTGAACTCATCAAAAAATGA
- a CDS encoding DeoR/GlpR transcriptional regulator, which yields MESISKRGSVRTKDIADKLGVTDETIRKDFEALEQQGKLVRSHGGAIIPRRFNADLTLTERQLINREAKNEIAKAAASRIQPNETIFVDASSTALSITQFIPDFHFTVVTNSHDVISALAGVEHIDLISTGGLFESRSRSMIGLAAERTLKRYNIHRMFFSGNGLDLKRGVSEANSRQAAFKEHVIADAEDVCFLADSSKIGVCSAFFFADCSELTTLITTKDADDAILESLKSIDVDVITA from the coding sequence ATGGAAAGTATTTCCAAGCGTGGTTCAGTTCGTACCAAGGATATTGCGGACAAGCTCGGTGTCACGGATGAAACGATCCGAAAGGACTTCGAGGCACTTGAGCAGCAGGGGAAATTGGTCCGGTCCCACGGTGGCGCGATTATTCCAAGGCGGTTTAACGCTGACCTTACCCTGACTGAACGGCAATTGATCAACCGGGAGGCGAAGAACGAGATTGCCAAGGCTGCGGCCAGTCGGATCCAGCCGAATGAGACGATTTTTGTCGACGCCAGCTCCACGGCACTGTCGATTACCCAGTTTATCCCGGATTTTCATTTTACGGTGGTGACCAATTCCCACGATGTCATATCCGCCCTGGCAGGGGTGGAGCATATCGACCTGATCAGCACGGGCGGACTTTTTGAGTCGCGTTCCCGGTCCATGATTGGTCTGGCGGCCGAACGCACACTCAAGCGGTACAATATCCACCGGATGTTTTTTTCTGGCAATGGTCTGGATCTCAAACGTGGGGTCAGTGAGGCAAACTCACGCCAGGCGGCCTTTAAAGAGCATGTCATTGCGGATGCAGAGGATGTTTGTTTTCTGGCTGACAGTTCGAAAATCGGTGTCTGTTCGGCGTTCTTTTTCGCTGATTGCAGTGAATTGACCACCTTGATCACCACCAAGGATGCGGATGACGCTATTCTTGAATCACTGAAAAGCATCGATGTTGATGTGATCACCGCTTGA
- a CDS encoding rhamnulokinase, with amino-acid sequence MMQVYLAIDLGAGSGRLVAGKYDGATLQLEEIHRFSNEGVEINGGYYWDTPRIFANVTEGIQKAIEKYGDRVVSVATDSWGCDFALLDCQGNVLGGHRQYRDPRIEGMQQAMNERIPLNEVFAHTGIQPAFYNSSLHLLAESIKGNPCFSIADRLLFTPDLLAFWLSGVRANERTITSTSQLYNPIARDWAWEVIDALGLPREMFGNIVSSGTVLGPLTDGMAEKTGATHGMKVVASAGHDTASAVAGLPMERGGLWLSSGTWSILGVESEQPVTTTEAFEAKLSNEGGVNKTTRLLHNVSGLWIIQECRREWAEQGEEMSYAELARLAEEAEPFTAFIDPNDPTFASPGDMPGKIRAFCKKTGQSVPESKGRILRIATDSLALKYRQVIEVLGKVTGRTFDALNAGGGGIQNELLMQATADAIGIPVIAGPTEATSCGNIITQMVATGELPDITAGRKLVAASMESKTFTPSASSVWQPHYEKFLTLIH; translated from the coding sequence ATGATGCAGGTCTATCTCGCCATTGATCTCGGAGCCGGCTCCGGTCGACTCGTCGCCGGAAAATACGATGGAGCAACGCTTCAACTGGAGGAAATCCACCGGTTTTCCAACGAAGGAGTGGAAATCAACGGCGGCTACTACTGGGATACGCCGCGGATTTTTGCCAATGTGACGGAGGGTATTCAGAAAGCCATTGAGAAATATGGTGACCGTGTGGTTTCTGTTGCGACCGATTCCTGGGGCTGTGATTTTGCCTTGCTGGATTGCCAGGGCAATGTCCTCGGCGGACACCGCCAGTACCGTGACCCTCGCATAGAAGGAATGCAGCAGGCGATGAACGAGCGGATTCCGCTGAACGAGGTGTTTGCGCACACGGGTATCCAGCCGGCGTTTTATAACAGCAGCCTTCATTTACTCGCGGAGAGCATCAAGGGAAACCCATGTTTCAGTATCGCGGATCGACTGCTGTTTACGCCGGACCTGTTGGCTTTCTGGCTCAGCGGCGTGCGGGCCAATGAGAGGACGATCACCAGCACCAGCCAGCTCTACAATCCGATTGCCCGCGACTGGGCGTGGGAAGTCATCGATGCCCTCGGACTGCCCCGGGAGATGTTTGGAAACATCGTGTCGTCCGGGACAGTGCTTGGCCCCCTCACGGACGGGATGGCAGAAAAAACGGGTGCGACCCACGGCATGAAAGTCGTCGCATCGGCGGGTCACGACACCGCTTCCGCGGTAGCGGGATTACCGATGGAACGGGGAGGTCTCTGGCTCTCATCAGGCACGTGGTCGATTCTAGGTGTCGAATCCGAGCAGCCCGTCACCACCACCGAGGCCTTTGAGGCGAAACTCTCGAACGAGGGCGGAGTGAACAAGACCACCCGGCTGCTGCACAATGTTTCAGGCCTCTGGATCATCCAGGAATGCCGCCGTGAATGGGCCGAGCAGGGTGAGGAAATGAGTTATGCCGAACTGGCACGACTCGCCGAGGAGGCCGAGCCGTTCACCGCGTTTATCGATCCCAATGACCCCACCTTTGCCTCACCCGGTGACATGCCTGGTAAGATCCGTGCCTTTTGCAAGAAAACAGGCCAGTCGGTTCCGGAAAGCAAGGGCCGTATCCTCAGGATCGCAACCGATAGCCTGGCACTGAAATACCGCCAGGTCATCGAAGTGCTCGGAAAAGTGACTGGCAGAACATTTGACGCACTGAATGCCGGCGGCGGCGGCATACAAAACGAACTTCTGATGCAAGCTACGGCCGACGCGATCGGTATCCCTGTAATAGCAGGCCCGACGGAGGCGACCTCCTGTGGTAATATCATCACCCAGATGGTGGCTACCGGGGAGCTGCCCGACATCACGGCCGGCCGCAAACTGGTCGCTGCCTCGATGGAAAGTAAAACCTTCACCCCGAGTGCGTCAAGTGTATGGCAGCCGCATTACGAAAAATTTCTAACACTGATCCATTAA
- a CDS encoding L-fucose isomerase, translating into MKTVFNKDNMPKIGIRPTIDGRLGGVRESLEDQTMNQAKATAAFIAENLCYPDGSPVECVIADTCIGGVAEAAACADKFKRENVGVSLTVTPCWCYGSETMDMDPHTPKAVWGFNGTERPGAVYLAAALAGHTQKGLPAFGIYGRDVMESSDTSIPDDVAHKILAFCRAGISVALMRGKSYLSLGGTSMGIAGSVVDPDFFQDYLGIRVEAVDMTELARRFERGIYDQEEYEKAFAWVKENCPEGKDYNSPETQRPREVLDKEWETSVKMAIITRDLMVGNEKLAEMGYGEEAHGRNAICGGFQGQRQWTDHYPNGDFMEAILTSSFDWNGKRAPYQFATENDALNAVTMLFGNLLTNTAQIFADLRTYWSPDAVKRVSGHELTGAASNGLLHLINSGPAALDGTGEMTKDGKPAMKPHWEITDEEVQACLDATTWHPSITEYFPGGGMSTRYKTKGGMPATIARLNLVKGLGPALQIAEGVTVELPEDVHQVLDDRTNPSWPTTWFCPTLTGKGAFRDTYTVMNNWGANHCVMSYGLIGADLITLASMLRIPVYMHNVDEERIFRPSSWNAHGTDGLEGADFRACQNYGPIYG; encoded by the coding sequence ATGAAAACCGTATTCAACAAAGACAACATGCCAAAAATCGGCATCCGTCCCACTATTGATGGCCGTCTCGGCGGCGTCCGTGAGTCTCTCGAAGACCAGACCATGAACCAGGCAAAGGCAACGGCAGCCTTCATTGCAGAGAACCTTTGTTATCCTGATGGCTCGCCTGTCGAGTGTGTGATTGCCGATACCTGTATCGGCGGGGTGGCCGAGGCCGCCGCCTGTGCCGATAAATTCAAACGCGAAAACGTCGGCGTGTCACTCACAGTGACGCCATGCTGGTGTTACGGTTCTGAAACCATGGACATGGACCCGCATACACCGAAGGCCGTCTGGGGCTTCAACGGCACCGAGCGTCCGGGGGCGGTTTACCTCGCCGCCGCTCTGGCTGGCCATACCCAGAAGGGTCTGCCGGCATTCGGTATCTATGGTCGTGACGTCATGGAGTCCAGCGACACCAGCATCCCTGATGACGTCGCGCACAAGATCCTCGCGTTCTGCCGTGCCGGTATCTCCGTCGCACTCATGCGTGGAAAATCCTACCTCTCACTCGGTGGCACCTCGATGGGTATTGCCGGCTCAGTCGTCGACCCCGACTTTTTCCAGGACTACCTCGGCATCCGCGTGGAAGCCGTCGATATGACCGAGCTGGCCCGTCGGTTCGAAAGAGGCATCTACGACCAGGAGGAGTATGAAAAAGCCTTTGCCTGGGTGAAGGAAAACTGCCCGGAAGGAAAAGACTACAACTCACCGGAGACCCAGCGGCCTCGCGAGGTACTCGACAAGGAGTGGGAAACATCCGTCAAAATGGCGATCATCACCCGCGACCTCATGGTTGGCAACGAGAAGCTTGCCGAGATGGGATACGGGGAGGAGGCCCACGGTCGCAACGCGATCTGCGGCGGCTTCCAAGGCCAGCGGCAGTGGACCGACCACTACCCGAACGGCGACTTCATGGAGGCGATCCTGACATCATCATTCGATTGGAATGGAAAACGTGCCCCCTACCAGTTTGCCACAGAAAACGATGCGCTCAACGCCGTGACCATGCTGTTTGGCAACCTGCTGACCAATACCGCCCAGATTTTCGCCGACCTGCGCACCTACTGGTCGCCCGACGCCGTCAAGCGTGTCTCCGGTCACGAGCTGACAGGTGCCGCATCCAACGGACTTCTCCACCTGATCAACTCCGGCCCTGCCGCGCTCGATGGCACCGGCGAGATGACCAAGGACGGCAAACCAGCGATGAAACCACATTGGGAAATCACCGATGAGGAAGTCCAGGCCTGCCTCGACGCCACCACCTGGCACCCGTCGATTACCGAATACTTCCCTGGAGGCGGTATGAGCACCCGTTACAAGACCAAGGGGGGAATGCCAGCCACCATCGCCCGGCTCAACCTGGTCAAGGGACTTGGGCCTGCGCTGCAGATTGCCGAGGGCGTTACCGTCGAACTTCCAGAGGACGTGCACCAGGTGCTTGATGACCGCACCAACCCATCCTGGCCAACTACCTGGTTCTGTCCGACACTCACAGGCAAAGGCGCCTTCCGCGACACCTACACGGTGATGAACAACTGGGGTGCCAACCACTGCGTGATGAGCTACGGACTGATCGGTGCCGACCTGATCACACTCGCCTCGATGCTGCGTATCCCGGTTTACATGCACAACGTCGACGAAGAGCGTATCTTCCGCCCATCCTCGTGGAATGCCCATGGCACTGACGGCCTGGAAGGCGCCGACTTCCGTGCCTGCCAGAACTACGGTCCCATTTACGGATAA
- a CDS encoding (Fe-S)-binding protein, with amino-acid sequence MTAESIQNSAKGKQVLMMGTCLCDAFYVEAAKAMVEVLEYLGVEVVYPENQTCCGQPAFNSGDWKSSRTVARHAVEVFKGDLPVIIPSGSCTAMHKHGNLLQFENEPDLPAVKDLADRSFELIDYIVNHLGVTQWPGKLDAKIAFHHSCHTRGSGTRPGAQTLLSSIDGVDLVEYGQGEQCCGFGGTFCVTFPHISGQMGTLKLDHLLENTPDYLVSADLSCMMHLGGLAEKQGRKLQYRHAAQILLYALKGGAID; translated from the coding sequence ATGACAGCCGAATCCATTCAAAACTCCGCCAAGGGCAAGCAGGTTCTCATGATGGGAACTTGCTTGTGCGATGCCTTTTACGTCGAAGCCGCCAAGGCAATGGTCGAAGTGTTAGAATACCTCGGCGTCGAGGTGGTCTATCCGGAAAACCAGACCTGCTGTGGCCAGCCGGCGTTTAACTCAGGCGACTGGAAATCATCCCGCACCGTGGCCCGTCACGCGGTGGAGGTTTTCAAAGGGGATCTCCCCGTGATTATTCCCTCCGGCTCCTGCACCGCGATGCACAAGCACGGGAACCTGCTGCAGTTCGAGAACGAACCCGATTTACCCGCCGTCAAAGACCTCGCTGATCGTTCGTTCGAACTCATCGACTACATTGTCAACCACCTCGGTGTCACTCAGTGGCCGGGAAAGCTGGATGCAAAAATCGCCTTCCACCATTCCTGCCACACCCGTGGCAGCGGCACCCGGCCGGGTGCCCAGACATTGCTCTCCAGCATCGATGGCGTCGACCTCGTCGAATACGGGCAAGGTGAGCAGTGCTGTGGATTCGGCGGCACATTCTGTGTCACCTTCCCCCACATCTCGGGGCAGATGGGAACGCTGAAACTTGATCATCTGTTGGAAAACACACCCGACTACCTGGTCTCAGCCGACCTCTCCTGCATGATGCACCTCGGTGGGCTTGCCGAGAAACAAGGACGCAAACTCCAATACCGCCACGCCGCCCAAATCCTCCTCTACGCCCTCAAGGGTGGGGCGATCGACTAG
- a CDS encoding lactate utilization protein → MYASKQPIDSYASKMTDEKRHSVYDGTSSGTYKRYSVLFKDYEDPDALRKLAGKVKDHTLSHLPKYLEQAEKKLTENGATVHFADSDADARDTVLAILKKHGVKRLTKSKSMAAEEIHLNPHLERNGIECLESDLGEFIIQLDDDIPSHIVKPIIHKNRNEIAETFLREGIAEDLNNDPETITRRARSYLRKKYFEAEAGITGANFVSAESGRIALVTNEGNARFGMAPVPVHIVLVGIEKLLPRDKDFGLFLNLLGRSATGQQLTVYTQFVGGPRHPDQPSGPEHMHVVFMNNGRTDVLKSNCREILRCIRCSACQNVCPVYRQSSGHAYRSVYGGPVGAVLSPILFGDRFAELADLPKASSLCGACNEVCPVDIPIPDLLLRLRDKAKVEKVKSVGALPMAPFAVLATSPLVWRTAMTASKMMNHLPIQYTPVAPLQNWLNQRTLPKWQGGDFRKWMKGRQSETTETKESSKSPSND, encoded by the coding sequence ATGTACGCCTCCAAACAACCCATTGACTCTTATGCGTCAAAGATGACGGATGAAAAACGTCACTCAGTGTACGACGGCACCTCCTCGGGAACCTACAAGCGCTACAGTGTGCTGTTCAAAGATTACGAAGACCCCGACGCACTACGGAAACTTGCCGGTAAGGTCAAGGACCACACCTTGTCCCATCTACCCAAGTACCTTGAACAGGCGGAGAAAAAGCTCACCGAAAACGGCGCGACGGTGCACTTTGCCGACAGCGATGCCGATGCACGCGATACGGTTCTGGCCATTCTCAAAAAACATGGGGTGAAGCGACTGACCAAGTCCAAGTCCATGGCGGCCGAGGAGATTCATCTCAATCCGCATTTGGAAAGAAACGGCATCGAATGCCTCGAAAGCGACCTGGGTGAGTTTATCATCCAGTTGGACGACGACATCCCATCCCATATCGTCAAGCCGATCATCCATAAAAACCGGAACGAGATCGCCGAAACCTTTTTACGCGAGGGCATCGCCGAGGATCTTAATAACGATCCCGAGACCATCACACGTCGCGCGCGATCCTACCTGCGGAAAAAATACTTCGAGGCCGAGGCGGGAATCACCGGGGCGAACTTTGTGTCCGCCGAGAGTGGCCGCATCGCCCTGGTCACCAACGAAGGTAACGCCCGCTTTGGTATGGCACCCGTACCCGTGCATATCGTCCTGGTCGGCATCGAAAAACTGCTTCCCCGCGACAAGGATTTCGGGCTGTTTCTGAATTTGTTAGGTCGTTCGGCCACCGGCCAGCAACTGACGGTTTATACGCAATTTGTCGGTGGCCCAAGACACCCCGACCAGCCAAGCGGCCCCGAGCACATGCACGTGGTCTTTATGAACAACGGTCGCACCGATGTGCTGAAATCCAACTGTCGGGAAATCCTGCGCTGTATCCGTTGCTCCGCCTGCCAGAACGTCTGCCCGGTTTACAGGCAGTCGTCTGGCCACGCCTACCGCTCCGTTTACGGTGGCCCCGTGGGTGCGGTGCTGTCGCCGATCCTGTTTGGTGACCGCTTTGCCGAGCTGGCCGACCTGCCGAAGGCATCCTCGCTCTGCGGCGCCTGTAACGAGGTCTGCCCGGTGGATATCCCGATCCCCGATCTGCTGCTCCGCTTGCGCGACAAGGCGAAGGTGGAAAAGGTTAAATCCGTAGGTGCCTTGCCGATGGCTCCCTTTGCCGTGCTGGCGACCAGTCCCCTGGTCTGGCGCACCGCCATGACCGCTTCCAAGATGATGAACCACCTGCCGATCCAATACACACCGGTCGCGCCGTTGCAAAACTGGCTCAACCAGAGGACGCTGCCGAAGTGGCAGGGTGGCGATTTCCGCAAGTGGATGAAGGGGCGGCAATCAGAAACGACAGAAACGAAGGAATCCTCCAAATCACCCTCTAACGATTAA
- a CDS encoding LUD domain-containing protein: MSSRNSRSSIFEKIHQALGESSAGHPLPDYDDALLHSAPRLEGNDLWEIFSRNFAAVSGISMTGTEGLLDLLKESDCNHGYCDPALMHTIGDSLVAAGLTVETEYDRKRYDDYQFGITRAAGAIAESGSVILNDETTSDRLAALSPWVHIAVLENESSLLRSIPDAVAAFGASPNIIWATGPSKTADVEGILIEGVHGPGRQVLVKL; this comes from the coding sequence ATGAGCTCACGCAATTCACGCAGTTCCATTTTTGAAAAAATCCACCAGGCGCTGGGCGAATCATCCGCCGGGCACCCGCTGCCTGATTATGATGACGCCCTCCTGCACTCGGCACCCCGGTTAGAGGGGAATGATCTGTGGGAAATATTCAGCAGGAACTTTGCCGCCGTCAGTGGAATTTCCATGACCGGCACCGAGGGTTTGCTTGATTTGCTGAAAGAGTCGGACTGCAACCACGGCTACTGTGATCCGGCGCTGATGCATACGATTGGCGACTCCTTGGTCGCAGCGGGTCTAACCGTTGAAACCGAATACGACCGCAAGCGTTACGACGACTACCAGTTCGGTATCACCCGGGCCGCTGGAGCGATTGCTGAAAGCGGTTCGGTCATACTCAACGATGAAACCACCTCCGATCGCCTGGCGGCTCTCAGCCCATGGGTGCATATCGCGGTGTTGGAAAATGAGTCCAGCCTGCTCCGCAGCATCCCGGATGCCGTGGCCGCGTTTGGGGCCAGCCCTAACATCATCTGGGCGACCGGACCATCAAAGACAGCCGACGTCGAAGGTATCCTGATCGAAGGAGTCCACGGACCGGGAAGACAGGTCCTGGTCAAGTTGTAG
- a CDS encoding SOS response-associated peptidase family protein produces MCSTFEIKKVSGKDLASVTASIRADGQESKIIRRTDIAPVFLSGMGITEMRWGFERPRLGVVNNTRSENLDSPMWRESIRARRCLIPMSGFYEWSGAKGHKRTHRFGPREGLLLWAAGIWEDSEQLGRCFSMLTTAANRLMAPVHHRMPALLTAAECDSYLEGNMRSFSPGDGMLVVNDAANPLTRKPQDDSQGDLFDF; encoded by the coding sequence ATGTGCAGTACATTTGAAATCAAAAAGGTATCGGGCAAAGACCTGGCGTCGGTGACCGCATCCATCCGCGCGGACGGCCAGGAATCAAAGATCATCCGTAGAACCGACATAGCGCCGGTCTTTCTCAGCGGCATGGGTATCACGGAGATGCGCTGGGGTTTTGAAAGGCCGAGGCTTGGGGTCGTCAACAACACGCGCAGCGAAAACCTGGACAGCCCCATGTGGCGGGAGTCGATCCGTGCCCGCAGGTGCCTGATCCCCATGTCCGGATTTTACGAGTGGTCAGGAGCCAAGGGGCACAAGCGCACCCACCGGTTCGGCCCGAGGGAGGGCCTGCTGCTATGGGCGGCTGGTATCTGGGAGGATTCGGAGCAGCTGGGCCGATGTTTCTCCATGCTCACCACGGCGGCCAACCGTCTTATGGCACCTGTGCACCATCGTATGCCTGCCTTGCTGACGGCGGCAGAATGCGACTCCTATCTCGAAGGGAACATGAGATCATTTTCACCGGGCGACGGGATGCTGGTGGTCAATGACGCGGCCAACCCGCTGACTCGAAAACCACAGGATGACAGCCAGGGGGATTTGTTTGATTTCTGA